Proteins from a genomic interval of Epinephelus fuscoguttatus linkage group LG16, E.fuscoguttatus.final_Chr_v1:
- the LOC125903611 gene encoding uncharacterized protein LOC125903611, which translates to MMHGIERRLFEGSGKKGKSPVYSMCDLENGFYRTAGEVFSVSLAQGGPAPCFFRNWCYQFLATGDFDALQLTKDDVDDLEYALLIERVEAATDLTQLTDEIVSCGYTGVLKMDRKDSIIRAIVLHATMRLTPMLQQIRNGMKIYNLLDVIGKHQTLCSSLFVPKEDDDRPDADYIMSILVPELSEKGSPRQARENAIINFLQDFLQDLEITGQNEDQKMCEPLTQEELLSEGHWNQQKHASLSVPTVMQWLTGQRHKPLLPSERADFKINLRFEHHCNEKMPGHHMFPTCKCLHKYNNYSCRTYENIHRVQRYNDSSNQNG; encoded by the exons ATGATGCATGGCATTGAGAGGCGATTGTTTGAGGGCAGTGGCAAGAAGGGAAAGAGTCCTGTCTACTCTATGTGTGACCTAGAAAATGGTTTCTACAG AACTGCAGGAGAAGTGTTTTCTGTCAGCTTAGCTCAGGGTGGCCCAGCACCATGCTTCTTCAGAAATTGGTGTTACCAGTTTCTTGCAACAGGGGATTTTGATGCTCTGCAGCTGACCAAAGATGATGTGGATGATCTTGAATATGCTTTACTCATCGAAAGG GTGGAGGCAGCAACTGATCTGACACAGTTGACAGATGAAATCGTGAGTTGTGGTTACACTGGTGTGCTAAAGATGGACCGAAAGGACAGTATCATAAG AGCCATTGTTCTGCATGCTACAATGCGTCTGACTCCTATGCTTCAGCAAATTAGAAATGGGATGAAGATCTACAACCTTCTGGATGTGATTGGGAAGCATCAAACTCTCTGCTCAAGCCTGTTTGTCCCCAAAGAGGACGATGACAGA ccggaTGCTGATTACATAATGAGTATCCTAGTGCCTGAGCTGAGTGAGAAGGGAAGTCCAAGGCAAGCAAGAGAAAATGCCATCATCAACTTCCTCCAGGACTTTCTACAAGACCTAGAAATCACAG GTCAGAATGAAGACCAGAAAATGTGTGAGCCTCTGACCCAAGAGGAGCTGCTAAGTGAAGGGCACTGGAATCAACAAAAACACGCAAGCCTGTCTGTCCCAACAGTAATGCAGTGGTTAACTGGACAAAGGCACAAGCCCCTTCTTCCATCAGAGAGGgcagattttaaaataaatctaagATTTGAACACCACTGTAATGAGAAAATGCCTGGTCACCACATGTTTCCCACTTGTAAGTGCCTGCACAAATACAATAACTATTCCTGTCGAACATATGAAAACATACACAGAGTTCAGAGATATAATGACAGTAGCAATCAGAATGGGTAG